Sequence from the Maribellus comscasis genome:
CCATTTGGTGTCTGACCAAATACCGTCACTGCCATAAGGATCGCAACCATGCTTAAGCCAATTTTTCGCAAAACACCCTTAAAAGCGTGTTCGACGAGCAAGAAAATTCCAGTAAATTTTTTCATAGCAACTTGCTTTAAATTGAACTTAATTGATTGATTGATTTTAATTTATTTAATTCTTTATATCAATTCTCAGACTTACTTGTCTTTTCATTTTCTCAAAACATTACAAACGTATAAAATTTATCAGCAATGTACAAAATATATGCTGTATAAAATAGTATCTTTTCATCAATGTTTTCAACAGACCTGTGAAATTTATTTCACCTCAAATTTTGTCTTTAAACTGAAAACAAAAACTGTGTTTGTTCCATTTTTCTACAATTTTAATTTTATTTTTTGAATTTTCAGCAATATATTTCTCTTTTTTTCGATTTATATGAGCAGTTTCAAATGTTATTTATGATTTCTTAAAAAATGCATTTATTATGAAATTGAAATTGGCTACAAAAGACTATTTAAGAAAAGGAAACCAGAAACTGAAAAATGGAAAATACATCCAATTTATTATAATTCTAATTATATATGTTTTCTCCGTTTCTTTTCTATTTCCCTCCTGCAAAACATGTAAATGTCCTGCTTATACACAAATTCAGACTCAAACAGGCAAATCCGGATTTGTTCCGGCGAGTTAAGATCCTCCCTTTTCCAGACCAATTTCCAGAATAAATTCTAAAAACTCTATAAAACTCTAATTACAAAATATTTAAACCCCAAATACCCCTTTGAGGTTTTCATATTTGCCGAACGATGTAAGAATGGACACAAATTCGACAATCCTGACTTGGTACAATTTTTAAATTATTATTAAGGTTAAAAGCTTTTCATTTGAAATTAAAATTTCGATTTGATACAATTAAATAATAGTATTTACTTTGCAATACAGATAACAACAGAATTTAAATCCTGTAAATTAAATATTTAGGATAATTTTCAATTAAATAATTAAAACTTTCTCAACTATGATTAAAATAGGTATTAACGGTTTTGGAAGAATTGGCCGTTTTGTTTTCCGTCAGGCAGTTGCCAAAGGGACAGTACAGGTAGTAGCTATCAACGACCTTATTGACGTTGATTATATGGCATACATGCTAAAATATGATTCTACTCATGGCAGATTTGATGGTACTGTTGAAGTAAAAGACGGCAAACTGATTGTAAACGGTAATGAAATCCGCGTTACCGCCGAACGAAACCCTGCTGATATTAACTGGGGTGCTGTAGGTGCTGAATACGTTGTTGAATCAACAGGATTATTCCTTACAAAAGAAAAAGCACAGGGTCACATCGACGCTGGTGCAAAAAAAGTTGTAATGTCAGCTCCTTCAAAAGACGATACTCCGATGTTCGTTATGGGTGTAAACAATAAATCGTACACCAACGAAATGGCTTTTGTTTCAAACGCTTCTTGTACCACAAACTGTCTGGCTCCTGTAGCTAAAGTACTAAATGACAAATTCGGTATAAAAGAAGGTTTGATGACTACTGTTCACGCTACAACTGCGACTCAGAAAACTGTTGACGGTCCTTCTATGAAAGACTGGAGAGGTGGTCGTGGTGCCGGCCAAAATATTATTCCTTCTTCTACTGGTGCGGCTAAAGCTGTAGGTAAAGTTATTCCTGAATTGAATGGAAAACTTACTGGTATGGCGTTCCGTGTTCCAACTCCAGACGTATCAGTTGTTGATTTAACTGTTACCTTGGAAAAAGGTGCTTCTTATGAAGAAATTTGCGCGGCAATGAAAGAAGCTTCTGAAGGCGAATTAAAAGGAATTCTTGGATACACTGAAGATGCAGTTGTTTCTAATGATTTTGTTGGTGATGTACGCACTTCTATCTTCGATGCAGGCGCTGGTATTTCATTGACTCCTAACTTTGTAAAAGTCGTTTCCTGGTACGATAATGAAATGGGGT
This genomic interval carries:
- the gap gene encoding type I glyceraldehyde-3-phosphate dehydrogenase, which encodes MIKIGINGFGRIGRFVFRQAVAKGTVQVVAINDLIDVDYMAYMLKYDSTHGRFDGTVEVKDGKLIVNGNEIRVTAERNPADINWGAVGAEYVVESTGLFLTKEKAQGHIDAGAKKVVMSAPSKDDTPMFVMGVNNKSYTNEMAFVSNASCTTNCLAPVAKVLNDKFGIKEGLMTTVHATTATQKTVDGPSMKDWRGGRGAGQNIIPSSTGAAKAVGKVIPELNGKLTGMAFRVPTPDVSVVDLTVTLEKGASYEEICAAMKEASEGELKGILGYTEDAVVSNDFVGDVRTSIFDAGAGISLTPNFVKVVSWYDNEMGYSAKVCELIEYMDSVK